A window from uncultured Desulfobacter sp. encodes these proteins:
- a CDS encoding polysaccharide deacetylase family protein, translated as MKKGESKSLSVAEKTGIAAFVLAGGLFVLGGPLWSILPLAGFIGVCLAAPFATWFGFFLPVVRRGSRKKAWVSLTFDDGPDSVTTPLILDILQSYRVPATFFVTGKNARRHPDLIARILAQGHTIGNHTYSHDPLIMLKSSRQLKGEIVQTQNILGTHGIRPLVFRPPVGIISPKLGPVLSKLGMSAVNFSCRAMDQGNRRVSGMASKILGRVRPGDIILLHDLKPRSETPDNPYIRQFLTELECILDGLEHQNLYVVPLSELIGQPVMETVGGRGAAI; from the coding sequence TTGAAAAAAGGTGAAAGTAAATCATTGAGTGTAGCAGAGAAAACGGGCATTGCTGCGTTTGTCCTGGCGGGTGGTTTGTTTGTTTTGGGGGGACCTTTATGGAGTATTTTGCCCCTGGCAGGATTTATTGGGGTATGCCTGGCGGCGCCTTTTGCAACGTGGTTCGGTTTTTTTTTGCCTGTCGTCCGCCGGGGTAGTCGTAAAAAGGCTTGGGTCTCTCTTACCTTTGACGATGGGCCGGACAGCGTGACAACGCCTTTGATCCTGGATATCCTTCAATCTTACCGAGTGCCTGCCACCTTTTTTGTCACAGGGAAAAATGCCCGCCGCCATCCGGATCTCATCGCCCGGATTCTGGCCCAGGGCCACACCATCGGCAACCATACCTATTCGCATGATCCTTTGATTATGCTCAAGTCAAGCCGTCAGCTCAAAGGGGAGATTGTCCAAACCCAGAATATTCTTGGAACCCACGGCATTCGGCCCCTGGTGTTCCGGCCCCCTGTTGGCATTATTAGCCCGAAACTGGGGCCTGTTCTCTCAAAACTTGGAATGAGTGCCGTCAATTTTTCCTGTAGGGCCATGGACCAAGGAAATCGCAGGGTATCCGGGATGGCGTCCAAAATACTGGGCCGGGTGAGGCCAGGTGATATTATTTTGCTGCATGATTTAAAACCCCGCTCTGAAACGCCTGACAACCCGTATATCCGTCAGTTTTTAACCGAACTTGAATGTATCTTGGATGGACTTGAACACCAGAATCTTTATGTTGTTCCGTTATCAGAATTGATCGGGCAACCGGTTATGGAAACCGTGGGCGGGCGCGGGGCGGCTATCTGA